The window CTTCAGCTGGCCAAAGCCTGGACTGGTGTCAAGGCAGGGCTGATAGGGGTACCAGTGCAGACACTGCATGTCAGGAAGACACTGGCACTGGGTCAGTCTTTGTAGAGCACTGGGGTATTCCCTCAAAGAGGGATACCTGGAGCACTAATAGCTGCTCCTTAGACCCTTTCCATAGCCATGTTTCTACTTCTGCCAATGCTTCCCTTTCTCATGTAACCAGCATGTGCCACACTGCTACAGGAAGTTGTCTCACAGCATCCACATGGCACAGTGCAGCCACCAGCAACGGTGTCTGAGCTCTTAGCTCCTGGAAATCGTGTGTTGTGCATTAGCCTTATCCAATGGACTAATGCTGCGAAGACAGACTGTATCAGCCCTACAGGTACACCAGCCAAGGCAAAGCTCTACAGCTATTCAGATGCTCCCTGCCCAGAGCTGCGTTATGCTCCCCAAGCATACCTACAGCAATTGCTCTGGGCTCAGAGAGGCTGCTGCACCTGCCTGATGCACAGGGGGGAATTCACCTTGGCGGGTTTTCATCCCGTTGTAGCTAGGCTGCCACCAAGACCACACTAGCAAGTTTAAAGCTAGCTCCAACATACATACATAATACACATACAGCACTGAAATCACTTACAGCATTGCCTACTatagaaaataatactgaaagtAATCAGCAGATGGCACAGCCTCCCCTGGCAAACTGCATTCAGTTCTGGTTACCAGAGCTTAAAGATCCAGCAGAAGGAGATGTTGTGAAGACACAGTCATCATGTTATCAGATATCTAGACAGTTTGGGttgaagagagacagagaaaccACAGTTTTAGAAAAGGGACTATCTCTAGAGTAATGAACAACAGAGAATATAAAGCCAGGCCCCTTATTTCCTCTCGTGGCTGAGAACACAAGGACAGATGGGATTCAATGAAAACAAAAGTCAATTAATTCAGGaaccataaaaagaaattatatgctATGGAGAATAAAATTATATTGGTTCTCATTGCCAGAAAATATTGAGGCTGAGACCTTAGTTGGATTAAATAGGGGATTAAACATTTATATGGAAGATGAAGGCTGGTTACCTTAAATAGTTTTTCGAAAGTTGGGGATATAAACTCTcacactttagaaaaaaaaaaaaaaaaatcacaaaaggaTAGTGCATAATGTTTTTACAATACCTAGAGGACCAagtacttctatttttaattataataatagtaatgcaAGTAATTAATTTAAATGGGCCAAGAACAAAATTCCCCAAAAGGAAAGGTTGTTAAAACTTGTTTAGTACAAACTCACACATACTATCCTTTGAAACATCTGCTGCTGGCCAACTTTAGGTACAAAATGCAGTCCTAGGGCAGCTGAGTGCCGCTCATCCAACCATGCAGTCCCAGTAAGCCCTGGTGGCAAAGCACGTGAGTTTGGTTTGGGCCACAATCCCAGTTTAAACAGTAAAGAGCAACAGTGGTGCTCTGAAACAGGTCAGGACAATTGAGGAGAGTATTGGCAGGCTTGCCTACAGTGACAGTAAAGTGTAAAAGTAGGCAAAGGAGATTGGAtacttccttccctcctcctggcTCATGCAGAACTCACGGGGTGTTAATCACAAGGATTCTGACAGCTTTCATGGTGACAAGATCTAGGAGAAATATTTTGAACTAGAAAATGGGAATTTCAGAAGACAATGCCAGGCCTGCATCTCACCCGTGCTACGTGGTAATGTATTTTAACTCCTGAATGTCAACCAGCTAAGTAGACTTGAGGAAATAAACTCATTGTTTCAATCCTTTGGGTGTTTCTGTGCCTGTTGGGGTTAGGGACATACACTGAAAGATCAAATCAGGTTAAACTAGAGATGTGACAGCACCCAAGGCACAGAAACTCCATTTGAGCTGCTGTAGCATGCTGGCTTGGGGAAGGCTGAAGGCAAAAGCCAAATCCCTCCATGTTTCCCAGACGGTACTGTTGCTGCCAGCATGGAACTTGGCATTTAATTCCCTGCAAGACCAGAGGTCTGTGACATAATTGCCCTCAGTCCTCCTGTCATTTTAATTCCTGAGAGATAAGGAGCAGTCTGCAGCTTGTGCCTTAGGGActctctgccagcagctgtaGGACAACACAGCCAGTGTGGAGCCAAGCACAGCGCTGCCAAAAGATCAAGCCTGGCACTTTAAACAGGGTTATCAGCACAAGCTGCACTGCAGACATTCAGGCCCTCAAGAAGAGGCACAAACAGATCAGAACTGTCTCAAAGGCCAGTTTGCATGGGTTCTGACATTTCATGTTTTAAAGGTTCCTacaattcttttttaaaataaggtttCCAAGCAGGATCTTTAAACAGACCATTGCAACACTGGTAACCCAACTTTCCTATAATCCCTAGAGAGGGTAAATGGAACTCTTTAGTTTAGCATTAACACAACAAAAATCATCTACCTAGCCAGATCAGCACCTTTACATTAAGCTGTTTTATAGAAGACAAATTAAAGCTTTAAGCAATCACTACTTATTGAATCCAAGGCAATTTCTAGGACTCTGTCACCAGATGCCCTCTAATATGACATTGCTAATCCACGGGCTGTGCTCTGCCTCCTGTTCTTGCCTTGGCAATACCTAGGTACTGAACACCTCAGTGCCTTGAGTGCAGACCTTCCAGACAGCAGTCCAGTGCCTGACCCAGTCATTGCCTACCCTACAGTGCATGAGCAAACCCAAAATATGCACATGTCCCATCCTGTATTATTACTCCACGTTCGGGTCCTTGGTTATACATCAAAGCTTACTGCCCCTGTTCCTGAGCAGACCCGTCTTTTCTCTGGCTTGTCTATACACAATGAGAAGACACTGTGCCCTGCACAACTGGTAATGCACTTAGCCCTTCtgtctatttttatattttgctacCTACTCGAGAATAATAATTAACTTACAAAAGTGTTTAAGGCCTAAGAGGAAACTATGTTCATTTGTTCagatgagagggaaggaagaaattgAAGTATTCAATCAATAACCCCTGCTTTCTCTCAGCATTATTTCTGTTCAGGCTGAGGACTACAGCTTGATGGCAGTGCTTGCATACCCTCGAGTTAAGCCAGTTTACTCCCACTgagaagaatgaaaagagaaatagtgcaaagaagagaagagaggaagcatAGCCCAGAGGTTGCAAGAATAGGACACACTTCAGGAAAGCCGGAAGCTGCTTTGCAGCACACTTGCTGTTTTACACAAGGAGCGAGTAATTTGCTTGAGGTTCATCTATACCCCAGgagtatttccatttttcatggGAGAACTGTGAACACAGAGATATTAAAGACTAGCATCACAAATAAAGGGCAGCTAATAACTATGGTGAATAAAGGTACCAAGAGAAACTCCCCGCAGTGCTATTAAATCATGATTCAACACCTGAATATTTGAGATTAACATTAGATttggatttaaagaaaaataacatatctATTCAGCCTTTTGAGGTCACATTTTTAAGTTCTTCGTAGTAATCACAAGGGCAAGAAAGCTATTGTCtcttaaaaattaagatttaCTCTCACAGCAACACCTGATTCTAGAAGATgctgctttaaggaaaaaaaaaaaaaaacacaaaaagaaacactatattgagaaaacagcaataaaaccACAGCATCTGGCAGCTGGAAATGTGTGATAGAGGATTACAGCAGGAGGGAGAAGCATCTCTTAGCAGGGACAGACACTTTAAAGGGATCATATGGGAGGAGACCTACTATTCAGAAGAGAAAAGGTTCCCCCTAGGGACacaagagggaaggaaaaaaatccaactgttGGCCTGTTCCTCAGCTCAGGTAAAATCTTCTGATTTCTGGAATTGAAGAGAGTTGTtatgaaaaaatatctgaagttttcCACTATGCCAGAGCCTGGTGCCCTCTTCCAAGCATCTCACCTCTCCCTGGAGTGTTTTTCAACTGTGCAAACATACAAAAACAGGAATAGATTTATAGAGGAAGGTATCTCTCCACTTCTACCATTGTTGTGTGCCAGGGCAAAGGAACAAGTGTGATTACAGGACTCAGATAGTCAGAGCAACATAGACTTATTGTTCTTACTAGTGTGCACCTGCTTTCTCTGCTCAGAGATTATGGACTAAAGTGAAAACAAAGGCTTTAAAGAATCAACCATAACTGTTTTTCTCCCAGTTCTACAGTCTAATGACAAAATAAATCTCCATCAGTCACAGGTCAGAAGCCAcagccttctgctgctgcagggcaaAAGGACCATACATTGAAGTTCCTAGAGttcagacattttcattttagcttgGTCACTTTCTTGATCCAGGGTACATATTTGCTGACCTTTGTGTACACACCAGGGGAATCCTTCCGACCACAGCCATAACCCCAGGAAGTGATCCCCAAAATGATCCAGCGTCCGTTTGACCTCTGACACATGAGTGGCCCTCCACTGTCACCTTGGCAGCTGTCCACCCGTTTATCTTCAGAGAGGTTCCCAGCACAAATCATGCGGTTAGTGAACTTCTGCCCATAACGGACCTCACAGTCTTCCCGTGGGAGAAGAGGCACCACCCCCTGCAGCAGGGTTCTCGAGTAGGACTTCCCTGGAACAGAACACACCAGTCAGACCAATTTATCTAGGGACAACAGCAGCAACCTAGAGCAACAGTGCTCCGCACAAAAACAGATATTTGTACATTTCATGTCAAGATTGCAGCACAGAAATAGGCCGAGCTCAGCATCTCTGAACCACCAGAACTTCAGAAAACAGTGCTGCAAAGCCAGACCACAAAAAAGATCTGCAAGATCAAAGAAATAGGGAAGAGGTTGGAGAAAAAGGTTAGATCAAAGGATGAGTCTTACTCCAGGTTCTGCCAACAGGTAACTTGAATCTTATTCAATTTATTTCACCTCTCTGAGCCTCAGTTTCCTCCTCTGTAGAACAAGGACTTTGTTTTCTCAAGAGAATAAATGCAGTAATATTTGTGAAGTGATCAGTCCTCAGAAAAGCTTTGGAAGATGTTTCAGAGGCATCCAAATATTATTCAAAGGGAGCTTACTTCATCTTTGACCAGATTTGTCTCTATTTGCTCTAATCTCTTTATTACCCCAGACTTGCTCAGAACACAAGATTCATGTGCTATATTAGAATGCAACCTTTCTGTGCCCAAGGTTTATGGTAAGTTCACAAGGTAGTAGGTAACTGCCCCTCTCATTGGGAAAGCTGGGTTTGGTGTGTGGGAAGGATTCTAGCCATTAAGCCCCAGGACACCTTAAGGGAGTTACATGGCTAAGTTGCTCCTTGATCCCCCCCAGACACCCTGAAGTGACACGTGCACCTGGTGCACCTGACTCCAAAGGCAAATGTATACTTGCAGTTAAACACTTGGGGTAACAGCTAGGAAGACAGCTGGGAGGATGGGTTAGTCCAAAATCAACAGACAAGCTCCTGGGGCTATTTGCCTTTTGGCAGCAAGGCTTTCTGAACATATGGCTTTGCTCCAGTCACAGTAGCCCCAGAAAGGCCTCCTTGCCTCAAGCCCTGCATTGGTTCTCTGATCCTCAAAGGGAGGGAGGACTGGACAGACAGTTATAAAGCTTCATTTAGAGTTTAAAGCTGTCTGCAGACCTCGCTAATGCATCCATGTCAGGACTCCACCAAgtccaacattttaaaacattgccTTGAGAGAGTTAAGGATTTAATTATTAATACTTTCTAGAATATTCCGTTTTCTTTTACATAGAAAGCTCCATAGCAATGTGTTGCAAGAGAACAGGTACAGGCTCTGTCTCGAACCTAGTGCAGAAACCAGCCTTGGAGCCCAACTGTCCCTGCAGCAATACCCAGGGAGATCAAGCAAGGTAGTCTGAGAGAGATTCCTTCCACCTCTAAGCCCCCACTTCACTACTGCAGTATCATGAAGGAGGCAGGAGGTCATGGAAACATGGGGACCTCCCAAAGGCTTTGTACACCAGCTCTGCACAGGCTGCTGCCTAAGGGGTCTGCTGTGAGCAAACATGCATgtagaaatgggaagaaagagaTGACTGTGGCCAAATGGCAGCATTGCTCTCTCCCACAGCTTCAGAAGGATGCTATGGCAAGAAAAACTTCCCCCATGGGCAGGGTCAAGAAGCcacaaaatcagaagaaaacaaaatggcaCAAAAATCCCCTCACCTCCCCGCTCCTTATCACCATGTGCTGGAACAGATGATAGGAGCAGTAAGAACATGGCCTTGAGTTCTGCAGGCATAAATTAACGGTCCATGTAGGCTTCTGAAACCAGACTCCCGCACCTTTCTTGCCCCTCAAAGCCCCATCGCTCACCTGTGTCTCCCCAGCCGGAGATGATGCAGGCTTGCCTGTTGATGTCAGACTTCTCTTTCCTACtgggcaggcagacaggcagaaCATGGCGATTGAAGGAGAGACAGTGCCCCTCTCTGCCCCGCATCCGGACCAGGGCAATGTCATTATCATTGCTGCCAGCCCAGTAGTTCCTGTGGAGGACAATCCGATCCACGAGCAGCTCCCTCTCAAACTCATCCTTCACACCTGTGTGGTAATCACCCACCCGCAGCAGGTAACGCCGTACATCAACACCAAACCTGGAGAAAAATGAGAATTAAGGTCTTGATACTCCTTCTAAGAAGGAAACAGACTCACACAAGTCTCAGTTGCTATGAGACTGAACCACCTCCTCACAAACGGGCAAAACAACGCCAGCTACAGGACTGTAGGCCCTCATTAGCAGATGTGATAATGCCAGCCGTTGCACTCAATGGGTGTCCCAAATCACTATTTACCATGCACAGAATTCTTTTTCCTATAAAAAGGGCTACAATAGTTGCAACAGGCTTGTGACCTTATCTGTTCACAGTTCCTTAAAGCACTGAAGAATGGAAAAATGCTGGTTCCCTTTAAGTTGTAAAGCCTCAAAGTTAAGAGGGCAGGCGTAAGCAGTGAAGGATAAAGCAAGTCTATATTGAGTCATCCCCATAAGTGCTCCAAGATCACATACAACATAACCTGAAGGTCTTGGTTTAGAAGCTTTGCTCATGTAGTTCCACTGGGCTGGAGGATAATCTTGTATGAGGTTATTTTGTTCATTGTTGAATATCCCTCGGGGTTCCCCACTCACAAACACACCTTTTGAAGCAGTGGGCTGCAGTCACCACCCAGCAGCTGCTGATCAGTGTTGCTCCACACAACAGACGAGTATCTCGATGAAAACCTTTCAAACGTAGTGACACCTGCCATGGCCAACCGCCtctgaagaagaaacagaggaTTTATAGGTGTCACACACATAGgagctgttttcctcttttcccgTCCACTTTTCCCCCTCTGGGCTCAGCTGGCATGCATTCTTCCCTAGATAGGCCCACTGGTTCAAATCAAGTTCAAAAACCACCAGTGAAAATGTGTTAGTGTACTCATCATTTGCCAGGCTATTTTCAGAGCCTGTAGGAAAGCTGGAACCAGTTCTGACTTTCCCAACAATTACAGGGTAGTACCTGAGAGACTTGTTTCCACCTATGATCCTTTTCTTGCGACGGTGAAGCAGGCGCATCCCACACACACCAGACTCTGGACCTGCAGAGCCAAAGTTAGAGCATTTGGGTAGATACCTTCAGCTTAAGTAACAACAATTGCCAAAATATGTTGTTAAGTAACAACAAGAGCCAAATACCATTCGCCGTCCCTAAGGGCATTAATCCTCATGGTAGTTGACTGCATTGTGTTGTGCATATGGAATTCACAGGTTTGATTCCATAAGTTTCCTCAGTTTTGGTGGAGGTGCTTACCTGCAGTATCTGATCTTAAGCCAGGAATGGGACCTCTACAGCTATTTCCTCAGTACTCTAAAACCCAAAGTCTGCTCATGGTTACTGCTCTAAGGAAGGGTACGGTGACTTGGTTGTGGGGAAGTTCTGCAGGCTCAAAGGCCTGACGTGGGTGGAGCCCCTCAGACTAGTTGGGAGCACTCTGTGCTCCTAAGAATAGACAATGAAAACAAGTTAAAAGTAGGAGGTGCAGGACAGGACATGCTTATTTTGAAGGTAAAGTTTCAGCCAAAGGgaagaaatacagggaaaaagCAAAGGCATGCAGAGATCCTACAACTGGAGTTCCAGATTTTTGCATAGAAGAAATGGGCATGTTACCTGTTCTCACGATATCTTGGACCTTCTCTTCCACATAGTCACAGATCACACCAGCATCCTCACTGTGCCAGCAGCTGTGAATCCCAGTGTCAGGCCTGACACATTGCCCTAGGGTGTGCTCCATGCCACTGCATTCTACGTTGTCCAGATGGATGGGCCCATGGCCTTCACCAAAATAAGCCATTGCCCTGGCTTTTGCTGTACCACTGCAAATAGAGAGAGGGTGGCTAACCTGCAGTAAGCAGGAGGCAGGTGAGCCTGATGCACCAGAACATTTTAAGACAAATAATATTTATGTGTCACTCCACACACAGACTGTAATACAGTGAGAATAGGACCCTACTCCCTCAAGCATATGTGGGTAAGCCAAAACTAAGAAATGGAGACCCCAGAAACAGGTCCAGAAAGAAGCAATCCCCCTGAGAGCTGTTTCTGTCTGTAAGATGCATGTATCAGAGCTCTTACCTGAATCCCAGTTGCCTGCAAACCACTGCAGCATCTCTGTCTGTCCAGCCATCATCACAGACACTGCCCCACTGCCCATTCAGAAATACCTCAACCCGTCCCTCCTTGGTGCTTTCTCCATCCACCAGCCGTACAGGAGGCcctgaaggagaaaatacatgGGTTGCTGCAAGCAAAACACCAGAGAGTGTGAGGTGCCAAGAACTTGGGTCCTATAGGAAAAGATAAATCCCAGATACcattaagcttaaaaaaaaaaaaaaaaaaaaagaaaaaaaggactgttTCTATATGAAGACATTTCACCTCTGTGCTGAATCAGAAGtcatattcatttatttaatacaTACAGGAAATCATTAGTGGATCATATTCTGAATGCTGAGTAAAGAGGagaacaagaacagaagaaaagttaTTAATTCCTGAGCCAAGAGTGGACAAGCTAAAACATGCCTGGGAAAGAAATCCATTAAATGATAAAACTATTATATCATTCTAAGCAAGAGAAGAGTTCTACATCCAGGAAAAACATAAATGTTGGATGCTGTCTATTTCAATAAAGAATGTCTGACAAACTGGAAAGTCTCCTGTAGTAGGGAAAGGGGAGAGTATCAGGCCTCATATAAATGAGGAAATTATGCTAACTTGAAATACATTcacaattttaattaaaagtgtgCCATCTACATAAGACAGTGCAAATTTCCGCACAACAGCCACTCGCACCTGAAGTCCTCTTGTCTTGGCAAGGTGTGACACTAACCTAACTACACCAGTTTCCTAAAGGGTCTAGTTAAAGGGGTCCCATGTTCCCACAGACATGGGGCTGGGGCATCTCATCAGTGAGCAATGGCACACTAAGGCAGCGACCGTTCCTCAGCCCCTCAGGTTTGTTTTAGAGACTGCCAACACAGTTCTCTCCAGTTTCAGTTTCTCTGCAGGTCTGGCCATAGGTCTGGTAGAGCCACAGATCTGTGGCTCTGCCCCAGGACAGCCAGGGCTTGTTCCTAGGAGGAGTCCTCAAAAAGCAGCCCCCTCACTGAAACAGCACAGGGAAAACTCCCACATCTGCCAGAGTTTCCAAAGGAAGAGACCAGCAGGTGACACTTCCCCACCATCCAGGGCAAGAAGCAAGGCAAGTTACCCAGGCTCCCATCCATGACTGTGTTGCTCTCCGGGGAACAGCGGACTCCCACATCCTCGGCATGTGAGCAGTCATGCTGCCCCCAGTTGCTGTGGGGACAGTCCAGGA of the Strix aluco isolate bStrAlu1 chromosome 7, bStrAlu1.hap1, whole genome shotgun sequence genome contains:
- the LOC141925874 gene encoding neurotrypsin-like; the protein is MEIPKVLGLLVELLSLLSCLRCVEAFLGSQPNQNHLQSAASSVCGVGSLGYYNGSLAVTEAGAECLSWAEFPDYVQQYPDRGLGDHNHCRNPDGGTTPWCFYRLASGAIGWANCDCNQGAVRLAEDSSVELYFSGLWGTICADHWTDWDASVVCRQLGLSEIGTAGKKNHPGLWPVPLHLQSANCHGDEKALLQCGYQEAMSGACNQGTAMVTCVPPEGVGAPLRLVGGKESFEGRVEVYHDGKWGTICDDQWDNRDAEVVCRQLGLSGNPKALSWAHYGQGSGPILLDEVECSGNELSLDQCKKSDWGQQNCDHIEDAGVSCDPFTEGTVRLAGGRSHSEGRVEVYYNGDWGTVCDDGWTDLGAQVVCRQLGFSGPATLASEGDYAAGQGFILLDDVACVGTELSLLDCPHSNWGQHDCSHAEDVGVRCSPESNTVMDGSLGPPVRLVDGESTKEGRVEVFLNGQWGSVCDDGWTDRDAAVVCRQLGFSGTAKARAMAYFGEGHGPIHLDNVECSGMEHTLGQCVRPDTGIHSCWHSEDAGVICDYVEEKVQDIVRTGPESGVCGMRLLHRRKKRIIGGNKSLRGGWPWQVSLRLKGFHRDTRLLCGATLISSCWVVTAAHCFKRFGVDVRRYLLRVGDYHTGVKDEFERELLVDRIVLHRNYWAGSNDNDIALVRMRGREGHCLSFNRHVLPVCLPSRKEKSDINRQACIISGWGDTGKSYSRTLLQGVVPLLPREDCEVRYGQKFTNRMICAGNLSEDKRVDSCQGDSGGPLMCQRSNGRWIILGITSWGYGCGRKDSPGVYTKVSKYVPWIKKVTKLK